From a region of the Mauremys mutica isolate MM-2020 ecotype Southern chromosome 12, ASM2049712v1, whole genome shotgun sequence genome:
- the LOC123346303 gene encoding C-type lectin domain family 2 member D-like encodes MGPSQSERSRSQPSACGSVCSLSVAERKTMGPATGAVEVPLQKCVDGNGHLESGGEPEPPRNNKKSQTGPVVVALIVVSFALIAAIIALAVQRYKLSSADLCPPAGPACLDGWMGYRGKCYYFSETEGNWTYVQRLCSFLGASLAGIDSQQELTFLLRHKDVHDHWIGLRREQGQPWKWTNGTEFNHLFRIRGGGDCAYLNDEKGVSSSRCYMERRWICSKPEVYVMGKGTALEGSSK; translated from the exons ATGGGACCCAGCCAGAGTGAGAGGAGCCGATCCCAGCCCAGCGCCTGCGGCAGCGTCTGTAGCCTGAGCGTCGCTGAGAGAAAGACAATGGGGCCAGCAACTGGAGCTGTGGAAGTGCCGCTGCAGAAGTGTGTTGATGGCAATGGGCACCTGGAGAGTGGAGGGGAGCCAG AACCTCCTCGTAACAACAAGAAAAGTCAAACCGGTCCAGTTGTGGTTGCACTGATAGTTGTATCATTCGCTTTGATCGCTGCCATCATTGCTCTGGCAG TGCAGAGATATAAGCTTTCATCAGCTGATCTGTGCCCCCCTGCTGGCCCTGCGTGCCTGGACGGCTGGATGGGATACCGAGGGAAATGCTACTATTTCTCCGAGACTGAAGGGAACTGGACCTACGTTCAGAGACTCTGCTCCTTCCTTggtgcctccctggctgggatcgACAGTCAGCAGGAATTA ACATTCCTGCTGCGCCATAAGGATGTCCATGACCACTGGATCGGCCTCcggagggagcaggggcagccctggaaatGGACCAATGGCACCGAATTCAACCACCT GTTTCGGATAAGAGGAGGCGGTGACTGCGCGTATCTGAATGACGAGAAAGGGGTCAGCAGCTCACGGTGCTACATGGAAAGACGGTGGATCTGTAGCAAACCTGAGGTGTATGTGATGGGAAAAGGGACTGCACTGGAAGGGAGCTCAAAATAA
- the LOC123346311 gene encoding C-type lectin domain family 2 member D-like, whose protein sequence is MGLATGAAESEVPLQENGNRDGHLETEWKPEPPRNYRKCNYKKRTVVLPVTLAAAVFLGLIITVIVLAVPRPKLPSADLSPPVGPTCPDGWVGYRGKCYYFSEVEGNWNYSQSHCSSLSASLAGIDSEQNLDFLLRYKGNPDHWIGLRRDPGQPWKWANGTEFNNLFPIGGGGDCAYLNDKYKVSSSQCTSERYWICTKPDAFTQAKEAAAEGDS, encoded by the exons ATGGGGCTAGCAACTGGGGCTGCTGAGAGCGAAGTGCCGCTGCAGGAGAATGGTAATCGTGATGGACACCTGGAGACTGAATGGAAGCCAG AACCTCCTCGTAACTACAGGAAATGTAACTACAAGAAACGTACAGTTGTGCTCCCAGTCACCCTCGCAGCCGCTGTGTTCTTAGGTCTCATCATCACTGTCATTGTCCTGGCAG TGCCGAGACCTAAGCTTCCCTCAGCTGATCTGAGCCCTCCTGTTGGCCCCACATGCCCAGACGGCTGGGTCGGGTACCGAGGGAAATGCTACTATTTCTCTGAGGTCGAAGGGAACTGGAACTACAGCCAAAGCCACTGCTCTTCCCTCagtgcctccctggctgggatcgACAGTGAGCAGAACCTG GATTTCCTGCTGCGCTATAAAGGCAACCCCGACCACTGGATCGGCCTCCGGAGGGACCCGGGGCAGCCCTGGAAATGGGCCAACGGCACCGAATTCAACAACCT GTTTCCGATAGGAGGAGGAGGTGACTGCGCGTATCTGAATGACAAGTACAAGGTCAGCAGCTCACAGTGCACCAGTGAGAGGTACTGGATCTGCACCAAACCCGATGCGTTTACACAGGCAAAGGAGGCTGCTGCAGAAGGGGACTCGTAA
- the LOC123346313 gene encoding LOW QUALITY PROTEIN: transcription factor IIIB 50 kDa subunit-like (The sequence of the model RefSeq protein was modified relative to this genomic sequence to represent the inferred CDS: deleted 1 base in 1 codon; substituted 1 base at 1 genomic stop codon), with protein sequence MSGQRKCPDCGSSEIVEDAHYAQNQLVCADCGFIHTEGLLTTTFQDEQHXQKVTYSRSTGQNEQLSRCKLRGIKRVQDLCKVLYLPAVFEDTALSYFQRAIEHPSFHLVSLEKKEILVGCCVFVTCRQHNWPLTMATICSLLYADKELFASVCLCILKELELDVPALSLTDLVKTHLNSFKLFQSSASVPAKFAEDKEKMVA encoded by the exons ATGTCTGGCCAGAGAAAATGCCCTGATTGTGGTTCCTCTGAAATTGTGGAGGATGCACATTATGCTCAGAACCAACTGGTGTGTGCCGACTGTGGGTTTATCCACACCGAGGGGCTCTTGACAACTACTTTCCAAGATGAACAACATTGACAA AAAGTGACGTATTCACGGAGTACCGGTCAGAATGAGCAGCTGAGCCGCTGTAAGCTACGAGGGATCAAGCGTGTCCAGGATCTCTGCAAAGTCCTCTATCTCCCAGCTGTGTTTGAAGACACAGCCCTGTCCTATTTCCAGCGAGCAATTGAACACCCCTCCTTCCATTTAGTGAGCTTGGAGAAGAAGGAGATTCTGGTAGGCTGCTGTGTCTTTGTGACCTGCCGGCAGCACAACTGGCCACTGACCATGGCTACTATCTGCTCCCTACTCTACGCAGACAAGGAGTTGTTTGCCAGCGTCTGCCTGTGCATCCTGAAAGAGCTTGAACTGGATGTGCCAGCCCTGAGCCTGACGGATCTGGTGAAAACACACCTTAACAGTTTCAAGCTGTTCCAGAGTTCAGCCAGCGTCCCTGCTAAATTTGCTGAGGACAAGGAAAAGATGGTTGCCTGA